One Anser cygnoides isolate HZ-2024a breed goose chromosome 4, Taihu_goose_T2T_genome, whole genome shotgun sequence genomic region harbors:
- the CBR4 gene encoding 3-oxoacyl-[acyl-carrier-protein] reductase, with amino-acid sequence MLSGGPRREPRRGAPALARRRAAPPRPEEMGKVCAIFGGSRGIGKAVAELLAQKGCRLAIIARNLEVAQTTARSLGAGHLALSCDVSREQEVLNTFEEIQRNLGPINYLVNAAAINRDGLLLRTKTEDMVSQIHTNLLGTMLTCKAAVKSMIQQQGGAIVNIGSVVGLKGNSGQSVYSASKAGVVGFSRSLAKEVARKQIRVNVVAPGFVHTEMTAHLEEDELKKAIPLGRFGDPHEVAHAVLFLLESPYVTGSTLVVDGGLQLLT; translated from the exons ATGTTGAGCGGCGGGCCGCGCCGGGAGCCGCGTCGCGGAGCCCCCGCCCTAGCccggcgccgcgccgccccgccccgccccgagGAG atggGCAAGGTCTGCGCCATTTTTGGAGGATCCCGAGGAATAGGAAAAGCTGTTGCAGAACTATTGGCACAGAAAGGCTGCCGCCTGGCTATTATTGCTAGAAATCTGGAAGTAGCCCAAACTACTGCACGTAGTCTTGGTG CGGGACATCTGGCACTTAGCTGTGATGTATCCAGAGAACAAGAAGTCCTAAATACTTTTGAGGAGATACAGAGGAATTTAGGTCCCATTAACTACTTGGTTAATGCAGCTGCGATCAACAG GGATGGCTTGTTACTGAGAACCAAGACTGAAGATATGGTATCCCAGATTCACACTAACCTTTTGGGAACAATGTTGACATGCAAAGCTGCTGTAAAAAGTATGATTCAACAACAAGGAGGTGCTATTGTTAATATAG GAAGTGTTGTAGGACTTAAAGGCAACTCCGGTCAAAGTGTATACAGTGCTAGCAAAGCAGGAGTAGTTGGATTTTCACGCTCTCTTGCTAAAGAAGTAGCAAGAAAGCAAATTCGAGTCAACGTGGTTGCTCCAG GCTTTGTTCACACAGAGATGACTGCTCATTTGGAAGAAGATGAGTTGAAGAAAGCAATTCCTCTTGGAAGATTTGGAGACCCTCATGAAGTTGCACAcgctgttttatttcttctagaGTCCCCTTATGTTACAGGGAGTACTTTAGTTGTAGATGGAGGCTTGCAGCTTCTGACTTAA